The proteins below are encoded in one region of Chrysemys picta bellii isolate R12L10 chromosome 4, ASM1138683v2, whole genome shotgun sequence:
- the TC2N gene encoding tandem C2 domains nuclear protein has translation MAKECLKNCCKGCFYVEKEKNDFSMEKESEAAAENRQSIVEKPPLSSVSVKRQVGCSEDYLLAKLPSDGREVPFVLPQLKLAYIQPKNLGSLSHVGEIQGSARAFVGDRKAELSNIYQQGPHGDVVYNPFYRQQNISPDLTRRFPEKSDVRLYGSVCDLRSSTLPGSPGLSHSLFDLTNPPHRVIQRYDSVSSVPSSTSSKKDSQGSNRSLDTITLSGDERDFGRMNVKLCYVPSAEQIWITILHCKDLSWPSSCGENPYISVKGILMLPKPVQFKSSAKEGSNDIEFMETFVFTIKLQILQTVRLVFKIQTQTPRKKTIGECSLPLRELNSQESDHWLDIMPPSKVSVCKAELQIGTCFQAINSRIQLQILEAQSLPSSSTPLSLNFFVKVSMFTTEGLIYKKKTRLLKPTNGQVKWGETMIFPVSLNEQGINFLIKLYSRTSVRRKQFLGQVWLSSNSNSSEAADQWRDTIANPEKVVIKWHNINPS, from the exons ATGGCGAAAGAATGCCTAAAGAACTGCTGCAAAGGGTGTTTCTACGTGGAGAAGGAAAAGAATGACT tttccATGGAGAAGGAATCTGAAGCTGCAGCTGAAAACAGGCAAAGCATTGTGGAGAAACCTCCATTGTCTTCTGTGTCAGTTAAGCGTCAAGTTGGCTGTTCCGAGGATTATCTCCTTGCGAAACTGCCATCGGATGGCAGGGAGGTCCCATTTGTGCTCCCTCAGCTTAAACTAGCTTACATACAACCCAAGAATCTTGGCAGTTTGTCGCACGTTGGGGAAATTCAAG GATCTGCCAGAGCATTTGTTGGTGACAGGAAAGCAGAACTTTCCAATATATACCAGCAGGGGCCCCATGGTGACGTGGTGTATAATCCATTCTATAGGCAGCAGAATATTTCACCGGATCTGACTAGGCGCTTCCCAGAAAAATCGGATGTGAGATTATATGGATCAG TTTGTGATTTAAGGAGTAGCACACTTCCTGGATCACCTGGTTTAAGCCATTCGCTGTTTGATCTCACAAATCCACCCCATCGTGTCATCCAG AGATATGATTCAGTCTCCAGTGTACCCAGTAGTACCTCCTCGAAGAAGGATTCGCAAGGCAGTAACAGGAGCCTGG ATACCATTACGTTATCAGGTGATGAACGAGACTTTGGAAGAATGAATGTGAAACTGTGTTATGTTCCTTCTGCAGAACAGATCTGGATCACAATCTTGCAT TGCAAAGATCTGAGTTGGCCTTCTAGTTGTGGAGAAAATCCTTATATTTCTGTCAAAGGAATTCTGATGTTGCCTAAGCCAGTGCAGTTCAAATCTTCAGCCAAAGAAGGTTCCAAT GACATTGAATTCATGGAAACCTTTGTGTTTACTATCAAATTGCAAATTCTGCAGACTGTAAGACTAGTGTTTAAAATCCAAACTCAGACTCCCCGGAAGAAAACAATCGGAGAGTGTTCCCTGCCACTACGAGAGCTCAATTCACAGGAATCCGATCATTGGTTGGATATAATGCCTCCTTCCAAAGTTTCA GTGTGCAAAGCAGAACTTCAAATAGGAACCTGTTTTCAAGCAATAAACAGCAGGATTCAGTTACAGATTCTTGAAGCCCAAAGCCTCCCAAGTTCATCTACACCACTCTCTTTAA ATTTCTTTGTGAAGGTTTCAATGTTTACTACAGAAGGGTTGatttataagaaaaagactcgTCTATTGAAACCCACCAATGGCCAAGTGAAGTGGGGAGAAACAATGATTTTTCCAGTTAGCCTGAATGAACAAGGAATTAATTTTCTCATCAAACTCTACAGCAGGACCTCAGTGAGAAGAAAACAGTTCCTGGGACAG GTCTGGCTAAGCTCTAATAGCAATAGTAGTGAAGCAGCAGATCAGTGGAGAGATACAATCGCAAACCCCGAAAAGGTAGTCATTAAATGGCATAACATAAATCCATCCTGA